One region of Clostridia bacterium genomic DNA includes:
- a CDS encoding cytidine/deoxycytidylate deaminase family protein: protein MEEIKNNYISSENNTTSINLFDKWDDRFMQVAYLVSSWSSCVRPNRQIGAVIVKNKRIIATGYNGAPSGIKTCAEKGFCMREKMNIPSGTHPELCYAAHAEQNAIVQAAKLGVSIDGATLYCTHQPCVICAKLIINSGIKRVVYEQGYPDEFARELFHEANVALEQYKKD, encoded by the coding sequence ATGGAAGAAATTAAAAATAATTACATAAGTTCTGAAAATAATACTACCTCAATAAATCTGTTTGACAAGTGGGATGATAGATTTATGCAGGTAGCTTACCTAGTAAGTAGCTGGTCTTCTTGCGTAAGACCTAACCGTCAAATAGGTGCTGTAATAGTAAAAAATAAGCGTATTATCGCTACAGGATATAACGGCGCGCCCAGCGGCATAAAAACTTGCGCAGAAAAAGGCTTTTGTATGCGCGAAAAAATGAACATTCCAAGCGGAACGCATCCTGAATTATGTTATGCCGCACATGCTGAACAAAACGCCATAGTTCAAGCCGCCAAGTTAGGGGTATCCATAGACGGAGCTACTTTATATTGTACTCATCAGCCTTGCGTTATTTGTGCCAAATTGATAATTAACAGCGGCATAAAAAGGGTTGTTTATGAGCAAGGCTATCCTGATGAATTTGCTCGTGAATTATTTCATGAAGCTAATGTAGCCTTAGAGCAATATAAAAAAGACTAA
- a CDS encoding YggS family pyridoxal phosphate-dependent enzyme, with translation MNKIELKACIQGVKQKIEDIKKEYNLNHDVTIVAATKTKSLEIINMLPDCGIDIMGENRVQEFIEKYPYLDKRLEKHFIGQLQTNKVKYIIDKVSLIHSLDRESLAQELQKHASRLGININVLIEVNMGEENKGGVPFNNVLDFYKTVQKNYPNIRIKGIMSVMPIGASENLYLQISKLYDILRIQSDDIKYLSLGMSEDYLTAIKYGANMIRLGRAILGERT, from the coding sequence ATGAATAAAATAGAACTTAAAGCCTGCATACAAGGCGTAAAGCAAAAAATAGAAGACATAAAAAAAGAGTACAATCTTAATCATGATGTAACAATAGTTGCCGCTACTAAGACAAAAAGCCTTGAAATAATCAATATGCTTCCTGATTGCGGTATTGATATCATGGGAGAAAATAGGGTTCAAGAGTTTATAGAAAAATACCCATATCTAGATAAACGGCTTGAAAAACATTTTATAGGACAATTACAGACCAATAAAGTAAAGTATATTATCGATAAGGTCAGCCTTATACATTCGCTTGATAGAGAAAGCTTGGCTCAAGAACTTCAAAAACATGCATCTCGTCTCGGAATAAATATAAATGTTTTAATAGAAGTCAATATGGGTGAGGAAAATAAGGGCGGAGTACCGTTCAACAATGTTTTGGATTTTTACAAAACAGTGCAAAAAAACTATCCTAACATTAGGATAAAAGGAATTATGAGTGTAATGCCCATAGGAGCAAGTGAAAATCTATATTTACAAATTAGCAAGCTTTATGATATATTGAGAATACAATCAGATGATATTAAGTATTTGTCTTTAGGAATGTCAGAAGATTATCTTACAGCCATAAAATACGGCGCCAATATGATAAGACTTGGCAGAGCAATTTTGGGCGAACGTACATAA
- a CDS encoding cell division protein SepF, whose translation MGQYNDFLFKGPANEDELDFIEDVVPKRTTRNIRPEMPIKTQRSMSSVVIHSPTTPEEVESLIDYLKRREPAIVNLDKPPAEIAQRILDMLSGAIYALNGSMHRIQDNIFLLTPEGVEIAAPSEE comes from the coding sequence ATGGGACAATATAATGATTTTTTATTCAAAGGTCCAGCTAACGAAGACGAATTAGATTTCATAGAAGATGTTGTGCCCAAACGCACAACAAGAAATATACGGCCAGAAATGCCGATTAAGACGCAGCGCAGTATGAGCAGTGTGGTTATTCACAGCCCAACCACTCCTGAAGAGGTTGAGAGCTTGATTGATTATTTGAAGCGTAGAGAGCCTGCAATAGTCAATCTTGACAAACCGCCTGCAGAAATCGCGCAAAGAATTTTGGATATGTTAAGCGGTGCTATCTATGCCCTAAATGGAAGCATGCATCGTATTCAAGACAATATATTTTTGCTAACTCCCGAAGGCGTAGAAATTGCAGCCCCTTCAGAAGAGTAA
- a CDS encoding DUF5665 domain-containing protein: protein MARGFSYNQKTRKFRTSKFKRVRINLFSSFVFGVVRGLGMAVGFSGIAVVLLYVVQFLPLQNIPIIGDLIKAIIAIPR from the coding sequence ATGGCAAGAGGTTTTTCATATAATCAAAAAACAAGAAAATTTCGAACTTCCAAATTTAAGCGTGTTAGAATTAATCTTTTTTCAAGCTTTGTATTTGGAGTAGTGAGAGGATTGGGAATGGCTGTAGGTTTTTCAGGAATTGCAGTTGTTTTACTGTATGTTGTACAGTTTTTGCCGCTGCAAAATATTCCTATAATTGGTGATTTAATAAAAGCAATTATAGCAATTCCACGATAA
- a CDS encoding NCS2 family permease: MSTFKNALDKFWGISKRGSNFPREIIAGVTTFLTMAYIITVNPGILSTGRVEMYESLYIATILGAALATLFMAFYAKAPYAQAPGMGLNAFVAYTLTATVAAGGFGLSYGVALNIICIGGLLCVLLSITKLREKILNAVPETIRTAIPVGIGLFIAFVGMQNAKLIIGGATLVDLADFTVADCLPAVVCLIGFLTIAILSKLNVKGAILIGIIFATVVGIPMGVTKWNEFGTSWLPAFDKFFSGDVAVSGAAAFWKSWGDFGRLFSSFSNVVGVLVIILSLAMIDLFDTFGTLLGTAKTANLIDEDGKIERFSQTLMADSVATVFGSMLGTSNVTTYVESASGISVGGRTGLTALVVALLFILALFLAPLFSSIPSAAAASALIYVGVLMMSNVKDIDFSDAAEAAPAFLTFITMPLAYSITDGIGIGILSYVVIKFFVWLVNIIKYACNKEKYEKPAWEIHPVTAVIAVLFVLYFVLPVNLHVA; encoded by the coding sequence ATGTCCACTTTTAAAAATGCTCTCGATAAGTTTTGGGGCATAAGCAAAAGAGGCTCTAATTTCCCTAGAGAAATTATTGCCGGTGTAACAACGTTCTTGACAATGGCTTACATAATTACTGTAAACCCTGGCATTTTGTCAACTGGCCGTGTTGAAATGTATGAGTCATTGTATATTGCTACAATTCTTGGCGCTGCATTGGCAACATTGTTTATGGCTTTTTATGCAAAAGCACCTTATGCACAAGCTCCTGGAATGGGACTTAACGCATTTGTAGCTTATACTCTTACAGCTACTGTTGCTGCAGGTGGTTTTGGCCTTTCTTATGGTGTTGCACTCAACATCATCTGTATTGGTGGTCTTTTGTGCGTGCTTTTGTCAATAACCAAATTAAGAGAAAAAATTCTTAATGCGGTTCCCGAAACTATTCGTACTGCAATCCCCGTTGGTATTGGTTTGTTTATTGCTTTTGTAGGTATGCAAAATGCAAAATTGATTATTGGCGGAGCTACTTTGGTAGATTTAGCTGACTTTACTGTAGCTGATTGCTTACCTGCAGTTGTTTGCTTAATAGGTTTTCTTACTATTGCAATTCTTTCCAAACTCAATGTTAAGGGTGCAATTTTAATTGGTATTATTTTTGCTACTGTTGTAGGTATTCCTATGGGCGTTACCAAATGGAATGAATTTGGTACAAGTTGGCTTCCTGCTTTTGATAAGTTCTTCTCAGGCGATGTTGCAGTTAGCGGTGCAGCTGCTTTCTGGAAAAGCTGGGGCGATTTTGGTAGATTATTCTCAAGCTTCTCTAATGTAGTGGGTGTATTGGTTATCATCTTGTCACTTGCTATGATTGATTTGTTTGATACATTTGGAACCTTGTTGGGAACTGCAAAAACTGCTAACCTAATTGATGAAGACGGAAAGATTGAGAGATTCTCTCAAACATTGATGGCTGACTCTGTTGCTACTGTATTTGGTTCAATGCTCGGTACATCCAATGTTACCACTTATGTAGAATCAGCTTCTGGTATCAGCGTAGGTGGTCGTACAGGACTTACTGCTTTGGTAGTAGCATTGTTATTCATACTTGCATTGTTCTTGGCTCCTTTGTTTAGCTCTATACCTTCAGCTGCTGCTGCAAGTGCTTTGATTTATGTAGGTGTTTTGATGATGTCAAATGTTAAAGACATTGATTTCTCTGATGCTGCAGAAGCTGCACCTGCATTTTTGACATTTATCACAATGCCTTTAGCTTATTCAATAACTGATGGTATTGGAATCGGTATTTTGTCTTATGTAGTTATCAAGTTCTTCGTATGGCTTGTTAACATTATCAAGTATGCATGCAACAAAGAAAAATACGAAAAACCTGCATGGGAAATTCATCCCGTTACCGCTGTAATCGCAGTATTGTTTGTATTATACTTTGTATTGCCTGTTAACTTACATGTTGCATAA
- the ade gene encoding adenine deaminase, with translation MKKLIDAAMGKVKPDTVLKGGNVVNVFSGKIEKADVAILNGKIVGIGGYDGENNIDVSGKYIIPGLIDTHLHIESTMLTPVEFCKAIIPYGTTTIIADPHEIANVLGIKGVKYMINQVQGLPINAHFMLPSCVPATFFESAGAVIDAKLTKKHIGDDDIFGLGEFMNFVGVVLGADECIGKIEAAHQAGKIIDGHAPNLKDKELNAYVAAGIKTEHECTTVEDMLNKIDRGMYIQLRQGSATRNVATLVKGITPQNMRRCIFCTDDRHIDSLLYEGHLNYNLKVAVENGLDPISAVTIATLNAAECYNLKGYGAIAPGYVADIVVMNDLKDFVADMVFFKGELVAQKGKPLFEAQPTFDKNVLNTVRVKDVKPQDFEMYSKSDKVNTIKLTPANVVTEKDVRVIKRNADNSVIIEGTDLLKLAVVERHNNTGNIGKALVQNYGLKNGAIAQTVAHDSHNIIVLGDNNEDMAIAVNELKNLGGGLIIVSKGKILGSLKLEVAGLMTAEPIEKVNEQFQNMIKIAHSLGVNPEVEPFMTLSFLALPVIPFVKLTDKGLFDVEKFDFISLEA, from the coding sequence ATGAAAAAATTGATTGATGCAGCTATGGGTAAAGTTAAGCCTGATACGGTGTTAAAAGGCGGAAATGTAGTAAATGTTTTTAGCGGAAAAATTGAAAAAGCTGATGTTGCAATACTAAATGGAAAAATCGTCGGCATTGGCGGATATGATGGTGAAAATAATATAGATGTTAGCGGAAAATATATTATTCCTGGACTTATTGACACGCACTTGCATATAGAATCTACAATGCTGACACCTGTTGAATTTTGTAAAGCAATTATTCCTTACGGTACTACAACAATAATCGCCGATCCGCATGAAATTGCAAATGTTTTGGGTATTAAAGGTGTAAAGTATATGATAAATCAAGTTCAAGGACTGCCTATAAATGCTCACTTTATGCTGCCGTCATGCGTTCCAGCTACATTTTTTGAAAGTGCAGGCGCAGTTATTGATGCCAAACTTACCAAAAAGCATATAGGCGATGATGATATCTTTGGACTTGGCGAATTTATGAATTTTGTAGGTGTTGTTTTAGGTGCAGATGAATGTATAGGAAAAATTGAAGCAGCACACCAAGCAGGCAAAATTATTGATGGACATGCGCCTAACTTAAAAGATAAAGAGTTAAACGCATATGTCGCAGCTGGAATAAAGACTGAACACGAATGCACAACTGTCGAAGATATGCTCAATAAAATTGATCGTGGAATGTATATTCAATTAAGACAAGGAAGCGCAACCAGAAATGTCGCTACGCTTGTAAAAGGAATAACTCCACAAAATATGAGAAGATGTATTTTTTGTACAGATGACAGACATATTGATTCTTTGCTGTATGAAGGACATCTCAATTACAATCTGAAAGTAGCTGTAGAAAACGGACTTGATCCTATAAGCGCTGTTACAATAGCAACTCTTAACGCTGCAGAATGCTATAACCTAAAGGGATATGGCGCAATAGCACCAGGATATGTAGCCGATATAGTTGTTATGAACGATCTAAAAGACTTTGTTGCAGACATGGTATTTTTCAAAGGCGAACTTGTCGCTCAAAAAGGCAAGCCATTGTTTGAAGCTCAACCGACTTTTGACAAAAATGTCTTAAATACTGTTAGAGTAAAAGATGTAAAGCCTCAGGACTTTGAAATGTACTCTAAATCAGATAAAGTCAATACTATCAAGCTTACTCCTGCCAATGTTGTTACCGAAAAAGATGTAAGAGTAATTAAAAGAAATGCTGATAATTCAGTGATCATTGAAGGCACAGACTTATTAAAACTTGCGGTTGTTGAGCGCCATAACAATACAGGTAATATTGGAAAAGCGCTTGTTCAAAATTATGGTTTAAAAAACGGAGCAATTGCGCAGACTGTTGCGCATGACTCTCACAATATAATAGTTTTGGGCGACAATAACGAGGATATGGCTATCGCCGTTAATGAACTTAAGAATTTAGGCGGCGGACTAATCATCGTGTCTAAGGGCAAAATTTTAGGCAGCCTAAAATTAGAAGTAGCAGGTCTTATGACGGCTGAGCCCATTGAAAAGGTTAACGAGCAATTCCAGAATATGATTAAAATAGCGCATTCTTTGGGCGTAAATCCTGAAGTAGAGCCTTTTATGACTCTATCATTCTTGGCATTGCCTGTAATACCTTTTGTAAAGCTGACAGACAAGGGCTTGTTTGATGTTGAAAAATTTGATTTTATTAGTTTAGAAGCCTAA
- a CDS encoding radical SAM protein, translated as MNFKIARAGLHFWEEPVISGQNGSGTIFFSGCQLHCAYCQNYEISHKAKGLFVSSDQLVKLMLYLQQQGAHNINLVTPSHYITKLPQVLKEAKQRGLKIPIVYNTSSYESVENLQALEGLVDIYLPDLKYSDNALGQKFSRVPDYFYVATKAIKEMRRQQPKDCIQNELMKNGVIVRHLVLPGYVENSKRVLDFLADFDKTLLVSLMSQYFPTPKVKDYPELNRRITQSEYDELIHYFFRIGLDNGFCQELSSAIEDYVPDFDLNELKEIIDKL; from the coding sequence ATGAACTTTAAGATTGCAAGAGCAGGACTTCATTTTTGGGAAGAGCCAGTAATTTCAGGGCAAAATGGAAGCGGAACAATATTTTTTAGCGGCTGTCAATTGCATTGTGCCTATTGCCAGAACTATGAGATTTCGCATAAGGCAAAAGGACTTTTTGTTAGCTCAGATCAACTGGTCAAACTTATGTTATATCTTCAACAACAGGGTGCACACAATATCAATCTTGTAACGCCGTCTCATTATATAACTAAGTTACCTCAAGTCTTAAAAGAAGCAAAACAAAGGGGACTAAAAATTCCCATTGTATATAACACCTCAAGCTATGAAAGCGTAGAGAATCTACAAGCATTGGAGGGACTTGTAGATATATATCTGCCGGATTTGAAATATAGCGATAATGCTTTGGGACAAAAATTTTCACGAGTGCCTGATTATTTTTATGTAGCTACTAAGGCAATAAAAGAAATGAGAAGGCAGCAGCCAAAAGACTGTATTCAAAATGAACTTATGAAAAATGGCGTGATAGTAAGGCACCTTGTTTTGCCAGGCTATGTTGAGAACAGCAAAAGAGTGCTGGACTTTTTGGCTGATTTTGATAAGACATTATTAGTAAGCTTAATGTCACAATATTTTCCCACTCCAAAAGTAAAAGATTATCCAGAATTAAATAGACGTATCACTCAATCAGAATATGATGAATTAATACATTATTTTTTCCGTATAGGTCTTGATAACGGTTTTTGTCAAGAACTTTCAAGCGCCATTGAAGATTATGTGCCTGATTTTGATTTAAACGAATTAAAGGAAATAATAGATAAACTTTAA
- a CDS encoding alpha-glucosidase/alpha-galactosidase, giving the protein MKITFLGAGSTVFSKNVLGDIILTPEIQDAELALYDIDENRLNESYSMLNNILSNSGRKDIVITKYLNLKDSLKNADFAINAIQVGGYEPCTVTDFEIPKKYGLRQTIADTLGIGGIFRALRTIPVMKNFTDVMEEVCPNVLFLNYTNPMAILSGYIQRYTKIQTVGLCHSVQVCADVLLDNLDMSEYKGKVKWQIAGINHQAWLLKIEDLNGNDLYPEIKKRALEGVEKHPNIKYDLVRLEMMKQFGYYITESSEHTSEYLPYFIKSKYPELIDRFNIPLDEYPRRCINQIKDWETRKHDLVNNKNIEHHKSHEYAANIIKAVVTDNPYKMHGNVLNTGLITNLPSNACVEVPVMVDRNKLNPCFVGDLPEQCAAINRTNINVQLMTIEAARTLKKDYIYMAAMLDPHTSSELSIDDIRNLCDDLIEAHGNWLPKFN; this is encoded by the coding sequence GTGAAAATAACTTTTTTGGGTGCAGGCAGCACAGTATTCTCAAAAAACGTTCTTGGCGATATCATTTTAACCCCAGAAATACAAGATGCTGAACTTGCACTCTATGATATTGACGAAAACCGTTTGAATGAATCTTACAGCATGCTCAACAATATTTTGAGCAACTCAGGCAGAAAAGATATTGTAATAACAAAATATCTTAACTTAAAAGATTCACTCAAAAATGCTGATTTTGCGATAAACGCTATTCAAGTTGGTGGATATGAGCCTTGCACGGTTACCGATTTTGAAATTCCAAAAAAATATGGACTTAGACAAACTATTGCAGATACTTTAGGAATAGGCGGTATTTTTAGAGCATTAAGAACTATACCTGTCATGAAAAATTTTACTGATGTAATGGAAGAAGTTTGTCCTAATGTACTTTTCCTAAACTATACCAATCCTATGGCAATACTAAGCGGCTATATCCAAAGATACACCAAAATTCAAACAGTCGGACTTTGCCACAGCGTACAAGTTTGCGCAGATGTTCTTTTGGACAATCTCGATATGAGTGAATACAAAGGAAAAGTAAAATGGCAAATTGCTGGAATTAACCATCAAGCATGGCTATTAAAAATTGAAGATCTTAACGGTAATGACCTATATCCTGAAATCAAGAAAAGAGCACTTGAAGGCGTAGAAAAACATCCCAATATAAAGTATGACCTAGTAAGACTAGAAATGATGAAGCAGTTTGGATATTATATAACCGAATCATCAGAACATACTTCAGAATATCTTCCTTATTTTATAAAATCAAAATATCCCGAACTCATTGACCGTTTTAATATTCCGCTTGACGAATATCCTAGACGTTGTATAAATCAAATAAAAGATTGGGAAACAAGAAAACACGACCTTGTCAATAACAAAAACATTGAACACCATAAGAGCCATGAATATGCTGCTAATATTATCAAGGCCGTAGTAACAGACAATCCTTACAAAATGCACGGAAATGTACTCAATACTGGACTTATAACCAATCTTCCTTCTAATGCATGCGTAGAAGTTCCTGTAATGGTTGATAGAAATAAGCTTAACCCGTGCTTTGTAGGCGATCTACCTGAACAATGCGCCGCAATCAATAGAACTAACATCAATGTTCAGTTGATGACAATAGAAGCTGCTAGAACTTTGAAAAAAGATTATATCTACATGGCAGCAATGCTTGATCCGCATACATCTTCTGAATTATCAATTGACGATATTCGTAACCTTTGCGACGACCTTATAGAAGCCCATGGTAATTGGTTGCCTAAGTTTAATTAA
- a CDS encoding AraC family transcriptional regulator yields MDLEFASYTNKSMSNNEIYVVETGYERCQPRHSFGPYKRGYFLIHFVMQGKGKYYLHGKEYVVEKDCGFIIFPDDITTYTADKDNPWYYYWVGFNGRKASEIVLSCGLTKDNPVFKYDKDEFLKEQIKLLFHQSKKMNFNNLTMIGYLYLFLSSLYRQHELLSKDRTQDYIDRACMYIQNNFQDDITVDMIAKYLFINRTYLFRIFKARLNMSPSEYLQDYRLKQACYMLARSSHSITDIAFYCGFNSVSLFCKAFKKKYKISAMNYRKNALIYEEV; encoded by the coding sequence ATGGATTTAGAATTTGCAAGTTATACCAACAAGTCAATGTCTAATAATGAGATATATGTTGTTGAAACAGGGTATGAACGATGTCAGCCAAGACATTCTTTTGGTCCATATAAGCGTGGTTATTTTTTGATACATTTTGTCATGCAAGGCAAAGGTAAATATTATTTGCATGGAAAAGAATATGTGGTCGAAAAAGACTGTGGATTTATAATATTCCCTGATGACATCACAACATATACAGCAGACAAAGACAATCCTTGGTATTATTATTGGGTGGGTTTTAACGGAAGAAAAGCATCAGAAATAGTTTTAAGTTGCGGTTTAACAAAAGATAATCCAGTTTTCAAATATGATAAGGACGAATTTTTAAAAGAGCAAATTAAGCTTTTGTTTCATCAATCAAAAAAGATGAACTTTAATAATCTAACAATGATTGGATATCTTTACTTGTTTTTATCATCTTTATACAGACAGCATGAATTGCTTAGCAAGGATAGAACGCAAGATTATATTGATAGGGCGTGCATGTATATACAAAATAATTTTCAAGATGATATTACAGTAGATATGATTGCAAAATATCTTTTTATTAACAGGACTTATCTTTTTAGAATTTTCAAAGCTCGTCTTAATATGTCTCCAAGCGAATATCTTCAAGATTATAGACTAAAACAAGCTTGCTATATGCTCGCAAGAAGCTCGCACAGCATTACAGACATAGCGTTTTACTGCGGTTTTAACAGCGTATCGCTCTTTTGCAAGGCATTCAAAAAGAAATATAAGATATCTGCGATGAATTATAGAAAGAATGCTTTAATATATGAAGAAGTATAA
- a CDS encoding SatD family protein translates to MKKKYAAFVLDIKNSKGMEEDIRAECQKKLLKITEFINNIFSSNLEEKIVFASGDSVQGLFDNVKNAVGCYYLAKFLLYPFQLRCGIGFGEINEYIKHIKNTDKHLDSNFVDGSSYHLAINALNTAKERNYNILIFSDSPQDDIVINQVFKTSMTLEELQTSYQKDIFDIFNLLFPITYGSKQINSFYYDFVIKILKGNLIKYKIIQEKFYYDDLYLRISQYLTKNRLYDEKVLQDQRIFYESVIPASLNDYVASLLGVTRQNIEQKVEKGNFNEIRKLDVLAVMLSEKNY, encoded by the coding sequence ATGAAAAAGAAATACGCCGCATTTGTTTTGGATATAAAAAACTCCAAAGGTATGGAAGAAGACATTCGTGCAGAATGTCAAAAAAAACTGCTAAAGATTACAGAATTTATTAACAATATTTTTTCGTCTAACTTAGAAGAAAAAATTGTCTTTGCAAGCGGAGATTCTGTGCAAGGGTTGTTTGATAATGTAAAAAATGCTGTAGGGTGCTATTATCTTGCTAAGTTTTTGTTATATCCATTTCAACTTAGATGCGGAATAGGTTTTGGAGAAATCAATGAGTATATAAAACATATAAAAAATACGGACAAGCATCTTGATTCAAATTTTGTTGACGGCAGTTCTTATCATTTAGCGATAAACGCACTTAACACCGCTAAAGAAAGAAATTATAATATTCTTATTTTTTCGGACAGCCCTCAAGATGATATTGTAATTAATCAGGTTTTTAAAACATCAATGACTTTAGAAGAATTGCAAACTTCATACCAAAAAGATATTTTCGATATATTTAATTTGCTTTTTCCAATAACATATGGCAGCAAGCAGATTAATTCATTTTATTATGATTTTGTTATTAAAATATTAAAGGGGAATTTAATAAAATACAAAATCATTCAAGAGAAGTTCTATTATGATGATTTGTATCTTAGAATATCTCAATACCTTACAAAAAACCGTCTATATGATGAAAAGGTTTTGCAAGATCAGAGAATTTTTTATGAGTCGGTTATTCCTGCATCGCTTAATGACTATGTAGCTTCTCTTTTGGGCGTTACTAGACAAAATATAGAACAAAAGGTTGAAAAGGGCAATTTTAATGAAATAAGAAAACTTGATGTTTTGGCGGTTATGTTATCAGAAAAAAACTACTAG
- a CDS encoding DUF3307 domain-containing protein: protein MNSFILLLTSHFLADFTFQPYKLSEKKKNSIRFLLLHALIYSLLTFLVCLLFGSTFQIVFFGIIISVSHILLDFIKIKLDKKFNNVTYTFYSFLIDQLMHISILFVISLFLKDFNFIGNFLITKPYNFLGLEFVWNINLNKIFRIILAIVIVGLPSSVFIKHFFNFVFRTNHTQETNIAENVCKEDENNKAGSIIGVLERLLVLVLGLMGLYTSIALVLTAKSIARFKLLEDKSFAEKYLVGTLLSMLIAVLCILFCLDF from the coding sequence ATGAATTCTTTTATACTCTTACTAACAAGTCATTTTTTAGCTGATTTTACATTTCAGCCATACAAGCTGTCTGAAAAGAAAAAAAACAGCATCAGATTTTTGTTGCTTCATGCTTTGATTTACTCTTTATTAACATTTTTAGTATGCTTGTTATTTGGCAGTACTTTTCAGATTGTATTTTTTGGAATAATAATATCTGTTTCTCATATTTTATTGGATTTTATTAAGATTAAGTTAGATAAAAAATTCAATAATGTAACCTATACTTTTTATAGTTTTCTTATTGACCAGCTTATGCATATAAGCATACTTTTTGTCATATCGCTATTTCTAAAAGACTTTAACTTCATCGGTAATTTTTTGATAACAAAACCTTATAACTTTTTGGGACTTGAATTTGTATGGAATATTAATCTAAATAAAATTTTTAGAATAATACTAGCGATCGTCATTGTAGGCTTGCCTTCTTCAGTATTTATTAAGCATTTCTTTAATTTTGTATTTAGAACAAATCATACACAAGAAACTAACATAGCAGAAAATGTATGCAAAGAGGATGAGAATAACAAGGCAGGCTCTATAATAGGAGTTTTAGAACGACTCTTGGTATTGGTTTTGGGACTTATGGGATTGTATACATCAATAGCACTAGTCCTAACAGCAAAATCAATTGCAAGATTCAAATTACTTGAGGATAAAAGTTTTGCTGAAAAATATTTGGTAGGTACTTTGCTTAGTATGCTGATAGCAGTCTTGTGCATATTATTTTGCCTTGATTTTTAA